The following are encoded together in the Actinoplanes sp. N902-109 genome:
- the hutH gene encoding histidine ammonia-lyase codes for MNVIVQPTGITAADVLAVARHDAKVELSEATVAAMTRSRDIVDGIEASGRPVYGVSTGFGALANTSIAPERRAELQHALIRSHAAGIGNPMPREVVRAMMVLRVRSLALGLSGVRPQLAQGLVDLLNHDITPWVPEHGSLGASGDLAPLAHCALVLLGEGWVLGTGDLAPAGDRAPAGHRVPAADALRSAGLQPLSLAAKEGLALINGTDGMLGMLLLAIDDAAHLFTMADVTAALAIEAMLGSERPFRPELHAIRPHPGQALSAANILKLLQDSAIMDSHRDDLAHAVQDAYSMRCAPQVAGAARDTLDFVRVTAARELISVVDNPVVLTDGRVESTGNFHGAPLGFAADFLAIAAAEVGAIAERRVDRLLDVTRNRSLPPFLSPDAGVNSGLMIAQYTAAGIVAENRRLASPASVDSLPTSGMQEDHVSMGWAAAKKLRTVLDNLTSLLAVELLSAVRGLQLRAPLTPSPAGRAAVEIVGQFAGEPGPDVFLAPVLDQAREVIAGRSLRSRLEAQIGELG; via the coding sequence ATGAACGTCATCGTCCAGCCCACCGGGATCACCGCCGCCGACGTCCTCGCGGTCGCCCGGCACGACGCCAAGGTCGAACTGTCCGAGGCAACCGTCGCCGCCATGACCCGCAGCCGGGACATCGTGGACGGCATCGAGGCGTCGGGGCGGCCGGTCTACGGCGTGTCCACCGGGTTCGGCGCGCTCGCCAACACGTCCATCGCCCCCGAACGCCGCGCCGAGTTGCAGCACGCGCTGATCCGCTCGCACGCGGCCGGCATCGGCAACCCCATGCCGCGCGAGGTGGTCCGGGCCATGATGGTGCTGCGGGTCCGGTCGTTGGCCCTGGGTCTGTCCGGGGTACGGCCACAGCTCGCGCAGGGGCTGGTCGACCTGCTCAACCACGACATCACGCCCTGGGTGCCGGAACACGGCTCGCTGGGTGCCTCCGGTGACCTGGCGCCGCTGGCCCACTGCGCGCTGGTGCTGCTCGGCGAGGGCTGGGTGCTGGGAACCGGCGACCTTGCGCCCGCCGGCGATCGTGCGCCCGCCGGCCATCGGGTGCCCGCCGCCGATGCGCTGCGATCGGCTGGCCTGCAGCCGCTCTCGCTCGCGGCCAAGGAGGGCCTCGCGCTGATCAACGGCACCGACGGCATGCTGGGCATGCTGCTGCTGGCGATCGACGACGCGGCACACCTGTTCACCATGGCCGACGTCACCGCGGCACTGGCGATCGAGGCGATGCTCGGCTCGGAGCGCCCGTTCCGGCCGGAGCTGCACGCCATCCGCCCGCACCCCGGCCAGGCGCTGTCCGCCGCCAACATCCTCAAGCTGCTGCAGGACTCGGCCATCATGGACTCGCACCGCGACGACCTCGCGCATGCGGTGCAGGACGCTTACTCGATGCGCTGCGCACCGCAGGTCGCCGGTGCCGCGCGGGACACCCTCGATTTCGTCCGGGTCACGGCGGCGCGCGAGCTGATCTCGGTGGTCGACAACCCGGTGGTGCTGACCGACGGCCGGGTGGAGTCGACCGGCAACTTCCACGGCGCACCGCTCGGGTTCGCCGCGGACTTCCTCGCCATCGCGGCGGCCGAGGTGGGTGCCATCGCGGAACGCCGGGTCGACCGGCTGCTCGACGTCACCCGCAACCGCTCGCTGCCGCCGTTCCTGTCCCCCGACGCCGGGGTCAACTCGGGACTGATGATCGCGCAGTACACCGCGGCGGGCATCGTGGCCGAGAACCGGCGGCTCGCCTCCCCCGCGTCGGTGGACTCGCTGCCCACCAGCGGCATGCAGGAGGACCACGTGTCGATGGGCTGGGCGGCGGCGAAGAAGCTGCGGACCGTCCTCGACAACCTGACCAGCCTGCTGGCGGTGGAACTGCTGTCGGCCGTACGGGGCCTGCAGTTGCGCGCGCCGCTGACGCCCTCCCCCGCGGGCCGGGCAGCGGTCGAGATCGTCGGGCAGTTCGCCGGGGAACCGGGACCGGACGTGTTCCTGGCACCCGTCCTCGACCAGGCCCGCGAGGTCATCGCCGGCCGATCCTTGCGTTCCCGGCTGGAAGCTCAGATCGGCGAACTCGGCTGA
- a CDS encoding MurR/RpiR family transcriptional regulator: protein MNEPGVKVLDLFQGARLTPTQRRIAHSLVERGPAAAYLSAAEVAALAGVSQPSVTRFAMALGYAGYPALRRELRALVGVPNGRAAGGDNAMQRALRAETGHLERVADELTDLEPVRKAAALLAPSCPLPVLGLRAAAPLAGYFGYFAAKVRPDVRVLDTGGTTLLDRLDQALAAGATALLAIALPRYPRETLAALREARRLGLAVVTITDSAVSPAAEHADVVLAAPVGTQLVFDLHTAPMATAMVLLQAICDAAPEETQRRLEEFEATAARRHVFEA, encoded by the coding sequence GTGAATGAGCCGGGCGTCAAGGTGCTTGATCTGTTTCAGGGTGCCCGGCTGACCCCGACACAGCGGCGCATCGCGCACAGCCTGGTCGAGCGGGGGCCGGCCGCCGCCTACCTGTCCGCTGCCGAGGTGGCGGCGCTGGCCGGCGTCAGTCAGCCGTCGGTGACCCGGTTCGCGATGGCGCTGGGTTATGCGGGTTATCCGGCGCTGCGGCGGGAATTGCGGGCGCTCGTGGGGGTGCCGAACGGCCGGGCCGCCGGCGGGGACAATGCGATGCAGCGGGCGCTGCGGGCCGAGACCGGGCATCTCGAGCGGGTGGCGGACGAGCTGACCGACCTCGAGCCGGTACGGAAGGCAGCAGCGTTGCTCGCGCCCAGCTGCCCGTTGCCGGTGCTGGGGCTCCGGGCCGCCGCCCCCCTGGCCGGATATTTCGGTTATTTCGCTGCGAAGGTGCGCCCGGACGTCCGCGTTCTGGACACCGGGGGCACGACGCTGCTGGACCGGCTCGACCAGGCCCTCGCCGCCGGGGCAACGGCGTTGCTCGCCATCGCGTTGCCGCGCTATCCGCGGGAGACGCTCGCCGCGCTGCGCGAGGCCCGGCGGCTGGGGCTGGCGGTGGTGACGATCACCGACTCGGCGGTGAGCCCGGCCGCCGAGCACGCCGACGTGGTGCTGGCCGCACCGGTCGGCACCCAGCTGGTGTTCGACCTGCACACCGCACCGATGGCCACGGCCATGGTGCTGTTGCAGGCCATCTGCGACGCCGCGCCCGAGGAGACGCAGCGCCGCCTGGAGGAGTTCGAGGCAACGGCCGCGCGCCGCCACGTCTTCGAAGCGTGA
- a CDS encoding formimidoylglutamate deiminase: MSFFATHAWVGGRVERDVLLDVHDGHFTAVTPGASPGAATRLAGLVLPGFANVHSHAFHRALRGRTHDDRGSFWTWRQRMYEVAERLDPDSYYALARAVYGEMVLAGVTCVGEFHYLHHDAAGRPYADPNAMGHALLRAAADAGIRITLLDTLYLTAGVDGSPLDGVQRRFGDGDVSRWLDRTARISPASGARAGAAVHSVRAVPAAQLGVFAGRPFHIHLSEQRAENEQCQAIHGCTPTELLDRHGLLGPGTIAVHATHLSEHDRKLLGGTSTGVCLCPTTERDLADGIGPARALADAGSPLSLGSDSHAVIDPFEEMRGLELDERLATERRGHFTPAELLAAATAHHALGWDDAGEIAVGKRADLVAVTLDSVRTAGADTAGLVHAATAADVTDVIVDGRAVVAAGQHRSFDVPRALREVLA, translated from the coding sequence ATGAGCTTCTTCGCCACGCATGCGTGGGTGGGCGGGCGCGTCGAGCGCGATGTCCTGCTGGACGTGCACGACGGTCACTTCACCGCGGTGACACCCGGTGCCTCGCCCGGCGCCGCGACCCGGCTGGCCGGGCTCGTACTGCCCGGCTTCGCCAACGTGCACTCGCATGCGTTCCACCGGGCGCTGCGCGGGCGGACGCATGACGACCGGGGCAGCTTCTGGACGTGGCGGCAGCGCATGTACGAGGTAGCCGAGCGGCTCGACCCGGACAGCTACTACGCGCTGGCCCGGGCGGTCTACGGCGAGATGGTGCTGGCGGGCGTCACGTGCGTCGGGGAGTTCCACTACCTGCACCACGATGCCGCGGGACGACCCTACGCCGATCCGAACGCCATGGGTCACGCCCTGCTGCGGGCCGCCGCCGACGCCGGGATCCGGATCACGCTGCTCGACACGCTCTACCTGACGGCCGGTGTGGACGGGAGTCCGCTCGACGGCGTCCAGCGGCGTTTCGGGGACGGCGATGTGTCCCGGTGGCTCGATCGCACTGCCCGGATAAGTCCGGCATCGGGCGCGCGGGCCGGGGCGGCGGTCCACTCCGTGCGAGCCGTTCCAGCGGCCCAGCTCGGTGTGTTCGCGGGCCGGCCGTTCCACATCCACCTCTCCGAGCAACGCGCGGAGAACGAGCAGTGCCAGGCGATCCACGGCTGTACGCCCACCGAGTTGCTCGACCGGCACGGGCTGCTCGGCCCGGGCACGATCGCCGTGCACGCCACCCACCTCAGCGAGCACGACCGCAAGCTGCTCGGCGGCACGAGCACCGGCGTCTGCCTGTGCCCCACGACCGAGCGCGACCTCGCCGACGGCATCGGTCCGGCGCGCGCCCTCGCCGACGCCGGGTCACCGCTGAGCCTGGGCAGCGACAGCCACGCCGTCATCGACCCGTTCGAGGAGATGCGCGGCCTGGAACTGGACGAACGCCTGGCCACCGAGCGCCGGGGCCACTTCACGCCGGCCGAGTTGCTCGCCGCCGCCACCGCACACCACGCGCTGGGCTGGGACGACGCGGGCGAGATCGCGGTGGGCAAGCGGGCCGACCTGGTCGCGGTCACCCTGGATTCCGTCCGCACCGCGGGCGCCGACACCGCCGGCCTCGTCCACGCCGCCACCGCCGCCGACGTCACCGACGTGATCGTGGACGGACGCGCGGTGGTCGCAGCGGGGCAGCACCGGAGCTTCGACGTGCCGCGAGCCCTGCGCGAGGTGCTGGCATGA
- the hutI gene encoding imidazolonepropionase, with amino-acid sequence MSLLITGIGELTTHDDSGTLRDAAVVVDGDRFAWVGPMRQAPAADERIDVGGRAAIPGFVDSHAHLIFAGDRAAEFAARMAGEPYTGGGIRTTVAATRAASDDDLRTAAARLVREMRRQGTTTVEIKSGYGLSVDEEARSLRIAGELTRETTFLGAHVVPAEYADRPDDYVALVTGPMLAAAAPHARWIDVFCERGAFDGDQARTILEAGAGAGLGLRVHANQLHEGPGVQLAVELGAASADHCTHLSDADVAALAGSETVATLLPGAEFSTRSAYPDARRLVDAGVTVALATDCNPGSSYTTSMPFCVAVAVREMGLSPHEALWAATAGGARALRRDDLGVVRPGARADLAVLDAPSFLHLAYRPGVPLISTVLHNGVPQ; translated from the coding sequence ATGAGTCTGCTGATCACCGGCATCGGCGAGCTGACCACCCACGACGACAGCGGCACGCTGCGGGACGCGGCCGTGGTCGTCGACGGCGACCGGTTCGCCTGGGTCGGGCCGATGCGCCAGGCGCCCGCCGCGGACGAGCGCATCGACGTCGGCGGTCGCGCCGCGATCCCCGGCTTTGTGGACAGCCACGCCCACCTCATCTTCGCCGGGGACCGCGCAGCCGAGTTCGCCGCGCGGATGGCCGGCGAGCCCTACACCGGCGGTGGCATCCGGACCACGGTGGCCGCGACCCGGGCCGCGTCCGACGATGACCTCCGTACGGCGGCGGCCCGGCTGGTCCGGGAGATGCGCCGGCAGGGCACCACCACCGTCGAGATCAAGAGCGGGTACGGGCTCAGCGTCGACGAGGAGGCCCGCAGCCTGCGCATCGCCGGCGAGCTGACCCGCGAGACCACGTTCCTCGGCGCGCACGTGGTGCCCGCGGAGTACGCCGACCGGCCCGACGACTACGTCGCCCTGGTCACCGGGCCGATGCTGGCCGCCGCGGCTCCGCATGCCCGGTGGATCGACGTGTTCTGCGAGCGCGGGGCGTTCGACGGTGACCAGGCGCGCACCATCCTCGAAGCCGGCGCCGGGGCCGGGCTGGGTCTGCGGGTCCACGCCAACCAGCTGCACGAAGGACCGGGCGTGCAGCTGGCCGTCGAGCTCGGAGCCGCCAGCGCCGACCACTGCACGCATCTGAGCGATGCCGATGTGGCCGCGCTCGCCGGGTCGGAGACGGTGGCCACGCTGCTGCCGGGGGCCGAGTTCTCGACCCGGTCGGCCTACCCGGACGCGCGCCGGCTCGTGGACGCCGGGGTGACCGTGGCGCTGGCGACCGACTGCAACCCGGGTTCGTCGTACACGACCTCGATGCCGTTCTGCGTGGCTGTGGCCGTACGGGAAATGGGTCTTTCCCCGCACGAGGCGTTGTGGGCAGCGACCGCGGGTGGCGCTCGGGCCCTGCGCCGCGACGACCTCGGGGTGGTGCGTCCCGGGGCGCGCGCCGACCTGGCCGTGCTCGACGCCCCGTCCTTCCTGCACCTGGCCTACCGGCCGGGGGTTCCCCTGATCAGCACGGTTCTGCACAACGGAGTGCCGCAATGA
- a CDS encoding YciI family protein: MKFVISMFINPAVLEALTAEEQAAIGEGHSTFIAALKESGELIVTQALADPSQAVVLAAHNGQPVVTDGPFLESKEYLGGFYLIDCESKERAIELARQIPDTRIDGLAVEVRQVMFADGVFEA, encoded by the coding sequence ATGAAGTTCGTCATCAGCATGTTCATCAACCCGGCGGTACTCGAAGCGCTGACCGCCGAGGAGCAAGCCGCGATCGGCGAGGGGCACAGCACGTTCATCGCGGCGTTGAAGGAATCCGGCGAGCTCATCGTCACGCAAGCGCTGGCCGACCCGTCCCAGGCGGTGGTCCTGGCCGCACACAACGGTCAGCCGGTGGTCACCGACGGGCCGTTCCTGGAGTCGAAGGAGTACCTGGGCGGCTTCTACCTGATCGACTGCGAGAGCAAGGAACGGGCGATCGAGCTGGCCCGGCAGATCCCCGACACCAGGATCGACGGGCTGGCCGTCGAGGTGCGCCAGGTGATGTTCGCCGACGGGGTGTTCGAGGCGTGA
- a CDS encoding RNA ligase RtcB family protein, whose product MPVLPGGATVTVFASPSSWIESSALEQCRQVAALDGMLHVAGLPDLHPGKGAPIGAAMLSTILYPHLIGSDIGCGIAVFPVQLRKAVPERLARRFPDLDTEPAADDPAWAIIDRAELAGETRGFGTVGRGNHFVELARIEKTDDLVLIVHSGSRGLGERILRSHTEKYGAAPAADPQAYLAAHDRAVRWGSLNRRMIAERVADALGARIDAPLVDESHNLVEMVNGHYLHRKGAARGDNRDVLVAGTRGTRSYLVAAHAGADANFSVAHGAGRKMSRADAYKRGQAKHTVEELRRTPLGSIVVCGERQLLFEEAPTAYKRIEQVIDDLVQHGLATPRYATVPLVTYKTPNRAPVRR is encoded by the coding sequence ATGCCCGTTCTGCCCGGCGGTGCCACCGTCACCGTATTCGCCTCCCCATCGAGCTGGATCGAATCATCAGCGCTGGAACAGTGCCGCCAGGTAGCCGCGCTCGACGGGATGCTGCACGTCGCCGGCCTGCCCGACCTGCACCCCGGCAAGGGCGCGCCGATCGGCGCGGCGATGCTGTCGACAATCCTCTATCCGCATCTGATCGGCTCCGACATCGGCTGCGGCATTGCCGTCTTTCCCGTGCAATTGCGCAAAGCCGTCCCGGAACGCCTGGCCCGCAGATTCCCCGACCTGGACACCGAACCGGCCGCCGACGACCCCGCCTGGGCGATCATCGACCGCGCGGAACTGGCCGGGGAAACCAGGGGATTCGGTACGGTCGGCCGCGGCAACCACTTCGTCGAGCTGGCCCGCATCGAGAAGACCGACGACCTCGTCCTCATCGTCCACAGCGGCTCCCGCGGCCTGGGCGAACGGATCCTGCGATCGCACACCGAGAAGTACGGTGCCGCGCCGGCCGCCGACCCGCAGGCCTACCTCGCCGCCCATGACCGGGCGGTGCGCTGGGGCTCGCTCAACCGCCGCATGATCGCCGAACGGGTGGCCGACGCGCTCGGCGCCCGCATCGACGCCCCCTTGGTCGACGAGAGCCACAACCTCGTGGAAATGGTCAACGGCCACTACCTGCACCGCAAGGGCGCCGCCCGCGGCGACAACCGGGACGTGCTCGTCGCCGGCACCCGGGGCACCCGCTCCTACCTGGTCGCCGCGCACGCCGGGGCGGACGCTAACTTCTCGGTGGCCCACGGCGCGGGTCGCAAGATGTCCCGGGCCGACGCCTACAAACGCGGACAGGCCAAACACACCGTCGAAGAACTCCGTCGTACGCCGCTGGGCTCGATCGTCGTCTGCGGCGAACGGCAACTGCTGTTCGAGGAGGCGCCCACGGCCTACAAACGCATCGAGCAGGTCATCGACGACCTGGTGCAGCACGGCCTGGCCACGCCGAGATACGCCACGGTTCCGCTGGTCACGTACAAGACCCCGAACCGCGCGCCCGTGCGACGCTGA
- a CDS encoding RNA polymerase sigma factor — protein sequence MTSPAAFAPQVLGILVRRYGQFESCEDAVQEAVLAATLQWPAEGTPTNPRGWLLTVASRRLIDEIRSDRARREREAATAAEVPPPDVPDTDDTLLLLFLCCHPALTPASQIALTLRAVGGLTTAEIARAFLVPEPTMAARISRAKQRIRAAGRSFHPSADRLPVVLHILYLIFNEGYTAVDRVDLAQEAIRLTRTVHAQLPADSEVTGLLALMLLTHARRAARTTATGDLVPLAEQDRTAWDRTLIDEGLSLARTALAGPALGPYQLQAAIAATHADAPTATETDWSQVHTLYLILERIAPNPMVTLNRAIALAEIQGPAAGLALLATLDGDGRMTDQHRLLSVRAHLLEKSGDLAGAHDGYRRAAKATANLAEQRYLESRAARISPRH from the coding sequence GTGACCTCCCCGGCCGCATTCGCCCCGCAGGTTCTCGGCATTCTGGTGCGCCGGTACGGCCAGTTCGAGAGCTGCGAGGACGCCGTCCAGGAGGCGGTGCTTGCGGCCACCCTGCAGTGGCCGGCCGAGGGGACCCCGACCAATCCCCGCGGCTGGCTGCTGACGGTCGCGTCCCGGCGGCTGATCGACGAGATCCGCAGCGACCGCGCCCGCCGCGAGCGGGAGGCAGCGACGGCGGCCGAGGTGCCGCCCCCGGACGTGCCCGACACCGACGACACGCTGCTGCTGCTCTTCCTGTGCTGCCATCCGGCGCTGACCCCGGCCTCGCAGATCGCCCTGACGCTGCGCGCGGTCGGCGGCCTGACCACGGCGGAGATCGCCCGGGCCTTCCTGGTGCCGGAACCCACGATGGCCGCCCGGATCAGCCGGGCCAAGCAACGCATCCGAGCGGCGGGCCGGTCGTTCCACCCCTCGGCGGACCGGCTCCCGGTCGTGCTGCACATCCTCTACCTGATCTTCAACGAGGGCTACACCGCGGTGGATCGGGTCGACCTCGCCCAGGAGGCGATCCGGCTGACCCGGACAGTGCATGCCCAGCTGCCCGCGGACAGCGAGGTGACTGGCCTGCTCGCGCTGATGCTGCTGACCCACGCCCGCCGGGCCGCCCGTACGACGGCAACCGGCGACCTCGTGCCGCTGGCCGAGCAGGACCGCACAGCCTGGGACCGCACGCTGATCGACGAGGGCCTGTCCCTGGCGAGAACGGCGCTGGCCGGTCCGGCCCTCGGCCCCTACCAGCTGCAGGCCGCCATCGCCGCCACGCACGCCGACGCGCCCACGGCCACGGAAACCGACTGGTCACAGGTGCACACCCTCTACCTGATCCTGGAACGGATCGCGCCGAACCCGATGGTCACGCTCAACCGGGCGATCGCCCTGGCCGAGATCCAGGGTCCGGCGGCCGGGCTGGCCCTGCTCGCCACGCTCGACGGCGACGGGCGGATGACCGATCAACACCGCCTGCTGTCCGTACGGGCCCACTTGCTGGAGAAAAGCGGCGACCTGGCCGGCGCCCACGACGGGTACCGACGGGCCGCCAAGGCCACCGCCAACCTGGCCGAGCAGCGCTATCTGGAGTCCCGGGCCGCCCGGATCAGCCCGCGGCACTGA
- a CDS encoding allantoate amidohydrolase: MTAAFQRLWQEIAPIGRDARGGYLRYALSAPELILRDWFRNQAARRDMDVTEDGNGNLFAWWGTPWGQHAVITGSHFDSVPHGGGYDGPLGIVSAFLAVDRLRDKGVAPAKPIGIAAFVEEEGGRFGVPCLGSRLLTGAITPKKAAKLRDADGVTFGEALGARPAGALPNLMNRMSAVVELHIEQGRALVDLAAPVGVASAIWPHGRWRMDFTGSGDHAGTTRMGDRQDPMLTYAYTVLAANKEARLAGAHATVARVLVEPNATNAIPSLVRGWLDARAEDPATLDRLVEAIVKRAHERAGRDGTALTVEPESASPEVAFDTALTARIAEILGGAPVLPTGAGHDAGVLSAHVPTAMLFVRNPTGVSHSPAEHAPDEDCAAGVRALADVLEALA, translated from the coding sequence ATGACCGCGGCCTTCCAGCGGCTCTGGCAGGAGATCGCGCCGATCGGCCGCGACGCCCGGGGCGGTTATCTCCGGTACGCCCTCAGCGCGCCCGAACTCATCCTGCGCGACTGGTTCCGCAATCAGGCCGCGCGCCGGGACATGGACGTCACCGAGGACGGGAACGGCAATCTGTTCGCCTGGTGGGGCACGCCGTGGGGTCAGCACGCGGTGATCACCGGCTCGCATTTCGACTCCGTTCCGCACGGCGGTGGTTATGACGGGCCGCTGGGCATTGTCAGCGCCTTCCTGGCCGTGGACCGGTTGCGGGACAAGGGGGTGGCGCCGGCCAAGCCCATCGGGATCGCCGCCTTCGTCGAGGAGGAGGGCGGGCGGTTCGGCGTACCGTGTCTCGGGTCGAGGTTGCTCACCGGCGCGATCACGCCGAAGAAAGCGGCGAAGCTGCGGGATGCCGACGGGGTGACGTTCGGCGAGGCCCTCGGCGCGCGCCCGGCCGGCGCTCTGCCCAACCTGATGAACCGCATGTCCGCCGTGGTGGAGCTGCACATCGAACAGGGCCGCGCGCTGGTGGACCTGGCCGCACCGGTCGGCGTGGCCAGCGCGATCTGGCCGCACGGCCGCTGGCGGATGGACTTCACCGGCTCGGGTGACCACGCCGGCACCACCCGCATGGGCGACCGGCAGGACCCGATGCTGACGTACGCCTACACGGTGCTGGCCGCCAACAAGGAGGCCCGCCTCGCCGGGGCGCACGCCACCGTCGCCCGGGTGCTCGTGGAACCCAACGCCACCAACGCGATCCCGTCGCTGGTGCGGGGCTGGCTGGACGCCCGGGCCGAGGACCCGGCCACGCTCGACCGGCTCGTCGAGGCCATCGTCAAGCGGGCCCACGAACGCGCCGGGCGGGACGGCACAGCCCTGACCGTCGAGCCCGAGTCGGCGTCGCCGGAGGTCGCGTTCGACACCGCGTTGACGGCGCGCATCGCGGAGATCCTGGGCGGCGCGCCGGTCCTGCCGACCGGCGCGGGCCACGACGCGGGCGTCCTGTCGGCGCACGTCCCGACCGCGATGCTGTTCGTCCGCAACCCGACCGGCGTCTCGCACTCCCCCGCGGAGCACGCCCCGGACGAGGACTGCGCGGCCGGCGTGCGGGCCCTCGCCGACGTGCTCGAGGCACTGGCATGA
- a CDS encoding urocanate hydratase, with product MSQRDPRGTAYTAKGWPQEAAKRMLMNNLDPEVAERPDDLVVYGGTGRAARDWPSFHAIVRELDELRGDETLLVQSGRPVGVLRTHEWAPRVLIANSNLVGDWATWPEFRRLEKLGLTMYGQMTAGSWIYIGTQGILQGTYETFAAVAAKRFNGDLAGTLTLTAGCGGMGGAQPLAVTMNGGVCLIVDVDGTRLRRRVDTRYLDVIAADLDEAVRLAEEAKRERRALSVGVVGNAALVFPELLARGVAVDIVTDQTSAHDPLSYVPVDMDPAEAAVKPDEYTLRARASMVRHVEAMVGFLDAGAEVFDYGNSIRGEAQLGGYERAFAFPGFVPAYIRPLFAEGKGPFRWAALSGDPADIAATDRAVLDLFPDNEPLARWIRMAGERVAFQGLPARICWLGYGERDKAGVRFNDMVARGDLSAPIVIGRDHLDSGSVASPYRETEAMLDGSDAIADWPLLNALVNTASGASWVSIHHGGGVGIGRSIHAGQVCVADGTPLAGQKIERVLTNDPATGVLRHVDAGYASAAAGGVHIPMRVAE from the coding sequence ATGTCCCAGCGAGACCCGCGTGGCACCGCGTACACGGCGAAAGGCTGGCCGCAGGAGGCCGCCAAACGGATGCTGATGAACAACCTCGACCCGGAGGTGGCCGAGCGGCCGGACGACCTGGTCGTGTACGGCGGCACCGGCCGTGCCGCCCGCGACTGGCCCTCGTTCCACGCCATCGTGCGCGAGCTGGACGAGCTGCGCGGCGACGAGACGCTGCTGGTGCAGTCGGGGCGGCCGGTGGGCGTTCTTCGTACCCACGAATGGGCTCCCCGGGTCTTGATCGCGAATTCGAATCTCGTCGGGGACTGGGCGACCTGGCCGGAATTCCGGCGCCTCGAAAAGCTGGGCCTGACCATGTACGGGCAGATGACCGCGGGCTCCTGGATCTACATCGGGACGCAGGGCATTCTGCAGGGCACGTACGAGACGTTCGCCGCGGTCGCCGCCAAACGGTTCAACGGCGACCTGGCCGGCACGCTGACCCTGACGGCCGGGTGTGGCGGGATGGGCGGGGCGCAGCCGCTGGCGGTCACCATGAACGGCGGTGTCTGCCTGATCGTCGATGTGGACGGAACCCGGTTGCGGCGGCGGGTGGACACGCGCTACCTGGACGTGATCGCCGCCGATCTCGACGAGGCCGTGCGGCTGGCCGAGGAAGCGAAACGGGAACGGCGGGCGTTGTCGGTCGGCGTCGTCGGCAATGCGGCTCTCGTGTTCCCCGAATTGCTGGCCCGCGGGGTAGCCGTCGACATCGTCACCGATCAGACCAGCGCGCACGACCCGTTGTCCTATGTGCCCGTCGACATGGATCCGGCGGAGGCGGCGGTCAAGCCCGACGAGTACACCTTGCGGGCGCGGGCGAGCATGGTCCGGCACGTCGAGGCCATGGTCGGCTTTCTGGACGCGGGCGCCGAGGTGTTCGACTACGGCAATTCGATCCGCGGCGAGGCCCAGCTGGGCGGCTACGAGCGCGCGTTCGCGTTCCCGGGTTTCGTTCCCGCGTACATCCGGCCGTTGTTCGCCGAGGGCAAGGGACCGTTCCGGTGGGCCGCGCTGTCCGGTGATCCGGCCGACATCGCCGCGACCGACCGGGCCGTGCTGGACCTGTTCCCGGACAACGAACCGCTGGCCCGGTGGATCCGGATGGCCGGTGAGCGGGTCGCGTTCCAGGGGTTGCCCGCGCGGATCTGCTGGCTCGGCTACGGCGAACGTGACAAGGCCGGGGTGCGGTTCAACGACATGGTGGCGCGCGGCGACCTGTCGGCCCCGATCGTGATCGGGCGCGACCATCTGGATTCCGGGTCGGTCGCTTCGCCGTACCGGGAGACCGAGGCGATGCTCGACGGTTCGGACGCCATCGCGGACTGGCCGTTGCTCAACGCGCTCGTCAACACCGCCAGCGGGGCGAGCTGGGTGTCGATCCACCACGGCGGCGGCGTCGGCATCGGCCGGTCCATCCACGCCGGGCAGGTGTGCGTGGCGGACGGCACCCCGCTGGCCGGGCAGAAGATCGAGCGGGTGCTCACCAACGACCCGGCCACCGGCGTGCTGCGTCACGTCGACGCGGGATACGCATCCGCGGCGGCCGGCGGCGTGCACATCCCCATGCGGGTTGCCGAATGA